From the genome of Palaemon carinicauda isolate YSFRI2023 chromosome 6, ASM3689809v2, whole genome shotgun sequence, one region includes:
- the LOC137643083 gene encoding uncharacterized protein, whose translation MVSHILHTDLLHNYRSPLPTSQGHHCQFTVIDLSTHWPEAITMQTATSASCIPALLSGWIVRFGIPKHITFDRDTTFASQLLTSLANLLDIIIHPTNAYNTAADRMVAHFYCTLKAALMCGYNNSNLFTQLPLVLLVLRITPKDTLDVSAIEMVVPVEFIHLQPPLKISCAYVMLWGNLLPAARLASP comes from the exons ATGGTGTCTCACATCCTTCATACCGATCTACTGCACAACTACCGAA gtcccctacctacatcacaaggacaccattgccaatttactgtcattgacctctccactcattggcctgaagccatcacCATGCAAACGGCAACATCAGCCTCATGTATACCCGCATtgctctcagggtggatagtgagatttggtatccctaagcatattacttttgaTAGAGATACCACTTTCgcctctcaattgttgacatccTTAGCAAATCTCTTGGACATCATCATACATCCGACAAATGCCTACAACACTGCAGCCGACAGAATGGTTGCACACttttattgcaccctcaaagctgctttgatgtgtGGCTACAATAACTCCAACTTgtttactcaacttcccttggtcctccttgtATTAAGGATCACTCCTAAGGACACCCTAGATGTTTCAGCAATTGAAATGGTCGTCCCTGTGGAGTTTAttcatctgcaacctcctctgaaaATCTCCtgtgcctacgtcatgttgtggggaaatttactccctgctgccagacttgcaagcccctaG